The Apium graveolens cultivar Ventura chromosome 6, ASM990537v1, whole genome shotgun sequence genome contains a region encoding:
- the LOC141665148 gene encoding glutaredoxin-C10-like, translated as MQGLHLSRRLHDGGVRLELTPTASSLAIDVSESPEMRIERLISENPVVIFTRSSSCCMCHVMKQLLWKIGVHPTVIELEEDEISAAGENAPALFIGGTHVGGFESLVALHLGGHLVPKLIQIGALGSMNRIMIMVL; from the coding sequence ATGCAAGGCCTTCATCTTTCCCGGAGATTGCATGACGGCGGTGTTCGCCTAGAACTCACTCCAACGGCTTCCTCACTTGCCATCGACGTTTCGGAATCACCGGAGATGAGAATTGAGCGACTCATCTCCGAGAACCCCGTGGTGATCTTCACGCGCTCTTCTAGTTGTTGCATGTGCCATGTGATGAAGCAACTTTTGTGGAAAATTGGCGTGCATCCAACGGTGATCGAATTAGAGGAGGATGAGATCAGCGCCGCCGGGGAGAATGCGCCTGCTTTGTTTATCGGAGGGACACATGTAGGGGGGTTTGAGAGCCTCGTGGCACTTCATTTAGGTGGTCATCTTGTTCCTAAGCTCATCCAAATAGGTGCTCTTGGGAGTATGAATAGAATCATGATTATGGTCTTGTAA